A region of the Williamwhitmania taraxaci genome:
CAACTTGCTCAAAAGAGGGCTTCCCCGGATTACGTACCCCGCCTGGAAGGTAGGTAAAGCCGCTGCTGTTGGTGGCCCGGTTGGCCCTGCCCCAATGGAGCGTGCCCGCCTCCCTCAACTTGCCACCCGCTATTGTATTTATTGGATATTGAGTCTGTCCCTCTCCTTCAGCCACTGTTGTCATTAGAGTATCCCACTCAACGTTAGTGGGAATATGCCACCCCTCGGGGGCTAGGTTGCGGCTATCGAGCACCGCGAAGCCGTTGTAGAGCAGCCCAAAGGTGGCAACGGAATCAAGATCGTGGGTGTTTTTGTAGCGACAGCAGGCACCGGGAGTCCCCTCGCCAAAAAGCCACTCGTCATTCTCCCCGCTTGGTATGGGATCGCCGTTGCGGTAGCGGGTGGTGCGCAGGTTCTCGGCCATCCACGTTTGGGTGCCTATGGTTATGGTACGGTACACGTTCCCCTCAGTGTCGGTCATGGTGCCGTAGGTCTTGTCGGGGTTGAACACCGCCGTCGATTTCCCCACCCGTGGGGTATCGTCGTCCTTATCCTTGCAGCAGCTGGCAAGCGCCAAACTACCTACAGCAATCGCTGTGCAAAGCAAACTAAATAAAACGTTTTTCATATTTTGGTTTTGGTTGATTAATTTGAGGATTTTTAGCACACGTCGTTGCTCTTAACATATTTCTTAATTCTTAACACATCGAACAGAAAAGCCGGCAGGCATAGTAAAAGCCATTTTCCCAAAGGAAAGGAAATCGGGGCACGAATTATAATAATATAGTATAAAGGAATCATACAAGGTAGCAGACCAGAAGTTACAGGTGTAGCCAACTTGATTGAAAGAGGGCTTACCTGGTCCTCTATGCCCACCCGGTAGCGCGGTAAAGCCACTGCTGTTGGTGGCCCGGTTTGCCCTACCCCAGTGGAGCGTGCCCGCCTCCCGAAGCCTACCTCCGGCTATCGAATTACTACCGTACATATCGGTAGTTCCCTCCCCTGCGGCCACAAAGGCTATAAGGGTATCCCACTCGGCAGCGGTGGGGATGTGCCACCCCTCGGGGGCTAGGTTGCGGCCATCGAGCACCGCGTAGCCGTTGTAGAGCAGCCCATAGGTAACGATGGTATCGGGGTCGGAGGTGTTGTTGTAGCTGCAGTAGCCGCCGGGGGTGTTGTCGCTCAGCGGCCAGTCGGTGGTGGCCCCGTTGGGTATGGGGTCGCCGTTGCGGTAGCGGGTGGTGCGCAGGTTCTCGGCCATCCACGTTTGGGTGCCAATGGTTATGGTGCGGTATACGTTCCCCTCAGTGTCGGTCATGGTGCCGTAGGTCTTGTCGGGGTTGAACACCGCCGTCGATTGCCCTACCCGGGGGGTATCGTCGTCCTTATCCTTGCAGCAGCTGGCCAGCCCAACGCTGTACAATACCATAGCAGCGCACAGCAGGTTAATCAATTGTTTTTTCATTTCTTTTCGGTTTTGGTTGGCGATGGTTGAAATCGTAAATCTTGTAGGTTCTCTGTAATCGAAATTACTCAATTAATC
Encoded here:
- a CDS encoding fibrobacter succinogenes major paralogous domain-containing protein, whose amino-acid sequence is MKNVLFSLLCTAIAVGSLALASCCKDKDDDTPRVGKSTAVFNPDKTYGTMTDTEGNVYRTITIGTQTWMAENLRTTRYRNGDPIPSGENDEWLFGEGTPGACCRYKNTHDLDSVATFGLLYNGFAVLDSRNLAPEGWHIPTNVEWDTLMTTVAEGEGQTQYPINTIAGGKLREAGTLHWGRANRATNSSGFTYLPGGVRNPGKPSFEQVGYGGFCWSASVYMNGMLWYCSSTPDFLSFGRHAGPCDVGMSVRCVKD
- a CDS encoding fibrobacter succinogenes major paralogous domain-containing protein; translated protein: MKKQLINLLCAAMVLYSVGLASCCKDKDDDTPRVGQSTAVFNPDKTYGTMTDTEGNVYRTITIGTQTWMAENLRTTRYRNGDPIPNGATTDWPLSDNTPGGYCSYNNTSDPDTIVTYGLLYNGYAVLDGRNLAPEGWHIPTAAEWDTLIAFVAAGEGTTDMYGSNSIAGGRLREAGTLHWGRANRATNSSGFTALPGGHRGPGKPSFNQVGYTCNFWSATLYDSFILYYYNSCPDFLSFGKMAFTMPAGFSVRCVKN